The following proteins are encoded in a genomic region of Glycine max cultivar Williams 82 chromosome 18, Glycine_max_v4.0, whole genome shotgun sequence:
- the LOC100527182 gene encoding uncharacterized protein LOC100527182, producing MSQLAPKQFMTESQSNQDHEQVVVISQKKLKRRRVCVMVTGAVLLLLIVLVIVAIILAFTLFKTKEPRTQLVSATLEGIAPRLTLPAIDLQINVTLDLKVRVENRNRASLKHEGGKSVLLYKGKEVGDAYINPGLIPSRGSTILPCRLTLQVEKLASNLTSLVGDLMGGEISMDTVTRIPGKVTFLGFIKKHIVAESNCQFTISVSELKITNQTCKSKAKL from the coding sequence ATGTCTCAATTAGCACCAAAACAATTCATGACTGAATCACAAAGTAACCAGGACCACGAGCAAGTGGTGGTGATCTCACAGAAAAAGCTAAAGAGGAGAAGAGTGTGTGTGATGGTCACAGGAGCAGTGCTGTTACTGCTCATTGTGCTAGTCATAGTGGCAATTATCTTGGCCTTTACCTTGTTCAAGACCAAAGAACCAAGAACTCAGCTTGTGTCTGCCACTTTAGAAGGTATAGCACCTCGTCTCACACTTCCTGCCATTGACCTACAAATCAATGTCACACTTGACCTCAAGGTTCGGGTTGAAAACAGAAATCGTGCTAGTTTGAAGCATGAAGGGGGAAAGAGTGTGTTGCTGTATAAAGGAAAAGAGGTTGGAGATGCTTATATAAACCCTGGTCTTATTCCTTCAAGGGGTTCTACTATTCTTCCATGCAGACTCACCCTTCAGGTGGAAAAGCTAGCTTCCAACTTGACCAGTTTAGTTGGTGATTTGATGGGGGGAGAGATCTCTATGGACACAGTTACTAGAATTCCTGGGAAAGTTACCTTCCTTGGATTCATCAAGAAACATATTGTTGCAGAGTCCAATTGCCAATTCACTATTAGTGTTTCTGAGTTGAAGATCACAAACCAAACTTGCAAGAGTAAGGCCAAGTTATGA
- the LOC100802008 gene encoding cytochrome P450 714A2 translates to MYKSKWLSQRVEMDVEGQWQISQREICWSMMFIASWSIIVLLYVKLWYRSQRIRSVLQKQGINGPKPSFPFGNLSEMQQLNQGAPVSLEALDKWAFSLYPFFHTWRQRYGPVFMYSTGTKQHLYVEIPELMKWIGLNTSLDLGRPSHLTKTLKPLLGDGIIMSNGLHWAFQRNLLVPEFFQSKIKNWVDIMGESTMAIIKKWESHITESEGGITELVIDGDMKTLTADVISKVCFGTSYALGNLIFAKLASMQAILAKSSVLFGFLNLRFLPTKENKELWKLQKEVETMILKVIKDREGENQKSGTHENEKDLLQIILEGAANATTGTSGKGIFGSRYNINQLIIDICKNIYFAGYESSALAIIWTLLLLALHPEWQQRIRSEIMETYDNTVPHSFLDMDKLRNLKALTMVIQESLRLYGPSTMATREVLANEMKLGEYVLPKGINLWLFTLALHRDPDNWGPDAREFKPERFAGGVSLACKYPQAYIPFGLGGRICLGQNFALLQMKEVLCLLLSNFSFAVSPNYCHCPVDSFLLMPKYGVRLLVSKVHKTSA, encoded by the exons ATGTACAAGTCAAAGTGGCTGAGCCAAAGAGTGGAGATGGACGTTGAAGGTCAGTGGCAGATTTCACAGAGAGAGATATGCTGGTCAATGATGTTCATAGCTTCATGGAGCATCATTGTATTATTATATGTGAAACTGTGGTATAGATCTCAAAGGATCAGATCAGTGCTTCAGAAACAAGGCATCAATGGACCAAAACCTTCTTTCCCCTTTGGCAACCTTTCTGAGATGCAACAGCTCAACCAAGGTGCTCCTGTTTCTCTTGAAGCCTTAGACAAATGGGCTTTTTCCCTCTACCCCTTTTTCCATACATGGAGGCAACGCTAtg GTCCAGTGTTCATGTACTCCACTGGAaccaaacaacatctatatgtGGAAATACCCGAATTAATGAAATGGATAGGTCTGAACACATCCTTGGACCTGGGCCGGCCATCGCATCTAACAAAAACATTGAAGCCCTTGCTGGGTGATGGCATCATCATGTCTAATGGACTACATTGGGCCTTCCAAAGGAATTTGCTTGTTCCTGAGTTTTTCCAGAGCAAAATTAAG AATTGGGTGGATATAATGGGAGAATCAACCATGGCAATTATCAAAAAATGGGAGAGCCATATAACAGAAAGTGAAGGGGGGATTACAGAGCTGGTGATTGATGGAGATATGAAGACTCTTACAGCGGATGTCATTTCCAAAGTTTGTTTTGGCACCTCTTATGCTCtaggaaatttaatttttgcaaAACTGGCCTCCATGCAAGCTATACTAGCAAAGTCTAGTGTTCTATTTGGATTTCTAAACCTAAG GTTTCTTCCCACCAAGGAAAACAAAGAGCTGTGGAAGTTGCAGAAAGAGGTGGAAACGATGATACTAAAAGTGATCAAAGACCGTGAAGGAGAAAACCAAAAGAGTGGCACAcatgagaatgaaaaggatCTATTACAAATAATACTAGAAGGTGCTGCCAATGCCACCACTGGTACTAGTGGAAAGGGTATTTTTGGGTCCCGGTATAACATAAACCAGTTGATTATAGACATTtgcaaaaatatttactttgcAGGCTATGAGAGTAGTGCTCTTGCAATTATTTGGACACTGCTGCTACTTGCCTTACACCCTGAGTGGCAACAACGAATTAGATCAGAGATTATGGAGACCTATGATAACACGGTGCCTCATTCCTTTCTTGACATGGACAAACTTCGAAACTTGAAAGCA CTAACAATGGTGATTCAAGAGAGTCTACGACTTTATGGGCCTTCAACTATGGCCACAAGGGAAGTGTTGGCCAATGAGATGAAGTTGGGGGAATATGTGCTGCCTAAAGGCATCAACTTGTGGTTGTTCACACTTGCGTTGCACCGTGACCCTGATAACTGGGGACCAGATGCTAGGGAATTCAAGCCAGAAAGGTTTGCTGGTGGTGTTTCTTTAGCCTGTAAGTACCCTCAAGCTTATATACCATTTGGTCTCGGGGGTCGAATTTGCTTGGGCCAAAACTTTGCCTTGCTACAAATGAAGGAAGTTCTGTGTCTTCTTCTGTCCAACTTCTCCTTTGCTGTTTCACCAAACTATTGCCATTGCCCTGTGGATAGTTTTCTGTTAATGCCAAAATATGGTGTAAGACTTCTTGTTAGCAAGGTTCACAAGACTAGTGCGTAG
- the LOC100801472 gene encoding cytochrome P450 714A1 encodes MEAEGQWQISEREICWSVVFIATCSIIILLYVKLWYRPQRIRSVLQKQGINGPKPSFPFGNISEMQQLPNQLAPVSLEALDEWAYSIFPYFHTWRQLYGPMFMYSTGTNEHLYVETPELVKWIGMHKSLHLGRPSYLTKTLKPLLGNGIIRSNGLHWAFQRNLLAPEFFHSKIKNWVDIMEESTMAINKKWENHITESEGGIAELVIDGDMKALTADVISKACFGSTYAQGNLIFAKLASMQTALAKPNHIFGFLNLRFLPTKENKEIWKLQKEVEAMILKMIKEREAENQKSSTHGNQTQKDLLQIILEGATSATSTESSGKGIFGPGYNIYQSIVDICKNMYFAGSESTALAITWTLFLFALHPEWQQLVRSEIMETYGNMLPHSFRDMDRLRNLKALTMVIQESLRLYGPAVTTARGVLAEMKLGEHVLPKGINMWLYIPALHRDPDNWGPDAREFKPERFAGGVSAACKYPQAYIPFGLGSRICLGQNFALLEIKEALCLLLSNFSFAVSPNYHHCPQYRMLLTPKYGMRLLVSKVHKTRT; translated from the exons ATGGAAGCTGAGGGTCAATGGCAGATTTCAGAGAGAGAGATATGCTGGTCAGTGGTGTTCATTGCAACATGCAGcatcataatattattatatgtgaAGCTGTGGTATAGACCTCAAAGGATCAGATCAGTGCTTCAGAAACAAGGCATCAATGGACCAAAACCTTCTTTCCCCTTTGGCAACATTTCTGAGATGCAACAGCTACCCAATCAATTAGCTCCTGTTTCTCTTGAAGCCTTAGACGAATGGGCTTATTCCATCTTCCCATATTTCCATACATGGAGGCAACTATATG GTCCAATGTTCATGTACTCCACTGGAACCAATGAGCATCTATATGTGGAGACACCCGAATTAGTAAAATGGATAGGCATGCACAAGTCCTTGCACCTAGGCCGGCCATCGTATCTAACCAAAACATTGAAGCCTTTGCTGGGGAATGGCATCATTAGGTCTAATGGACTGCACTGGGCATTCCAAAGGAATCTACTTGCTCCTGAGTTTTTTCATAGCAAAATTAAG AATTGGGTGGATATAATGGAAGAATCAACCATggcaattaacaaaaaatgggAGAACCATATAACAGAAAGTGAAGGGGGGATTGCAGAGTTGGTAATTGATGGAGATATGAAGGCTCTTACTGCAGATGTCATTTCAAAGGCTTGTTTTGGTAGCACTTATGCTCAAGGCAATTTAATTTTTGCAAAATTGGCCTCTATGCAAACAGCACTAGCAAAGCCTAATCATATATTTGGATTTCTAAACCTAAG ATTTCTTCCCACCAAGGAAAACAAAGAGATATGGAAGTTGCAGAAAGAGGTGGAAGCTATGATACTAAAAATGATCAAAGAGCGTGAAGCAGAAAACCAAAAGAGTAGCACACATGGGAATCAAACTCAAAAAGATCTATTACAAATAATTCTAGAAGGTGCTACCAGTGCCACCAGTACTGAGAGTAGTGGAAAGGGTATTTTTGGGCCTGGGTATAACATATACCAGTCGATTGTAGACATCTGCAAAAACATGTACTTTGCAGGCTCTGAGAGCACTGCTCTTGCAATTACTTGGACACTGTTTCTATTTGCATTGCATCCTGAGTGGCAACAACTTGTTAGATCTGAGATTATGGAGACCTACGGTAACATGTTGCCTCATTCCTTTCGTGACATGGACAGACTTCGAAACTTGAAAGCA CTAACAATGGTAATTCAAGAGAGTCTACGTCTTTATGGCCCTGCAGTTACAACCGCGAGGGGAGTGTTGGCTGAGATGAAGTTAGGGGAACATGTTCTGCCAAAAGGCATCAACATGTGGTTGTACATACCAGCATTGCACCGTGACCCTGATAACTGGGGACCAGATGCTAGGGAGTTCAAGCCAGAAAGGTTTGCTGGTGGTGTTTCTGCGGCCTGTAAGTATCCCCAAGCTTATATACCATTTGGCCTCGGGAGTCGAATTTGCTTAGGCCAAAACTTTGCTCTGCTAGAAATCAAGGAAGCACTGTGTCTTCTTCTCTCCAACTTCTCCTTTGCTGTTTCACCAAACTATCACCATTGCCCTCAGTATAGAATGTTGTTGACGCCAAAATATGGTATGAGGCTTCTTGTTAGCAAAGTTCACAAAACCAGGACATAA
- the LOC100819622 gene encoding membrane-transport protein: MATVERILLALQNEGAGGESLLGSIKIAVMPIVKVFTMCSLGLLMASKYVNILPASGRKLLNGLVFTLLLPCLIFSQLGQAVTLEKMLAWWFIPMNVVLSSIAGSLIGFVVATIVRPPYPFFKFTIVQIGIGNIGNVPLVLISALCRDQSNPFGDMEKCSTDGTAYISFGQWVGAIILYTYVFQMLAPPPEGSFEIDNESVPLKSTPMSDATPEQAPLLAKEEGVTSTAQNKKWEIKDVLAFLYEKLKLKQILQPPIIASILAMTLGAIPFLKKLIFTPDGPLFFFTDSCMILGEAMIPCILLALGGNLIDGPGSSKLGFQTTAAIIFARLLIVPPVGLGIVMLADKLGFLPPDDKMFRFVLLLQHSMPTSVLAGAVANLRGCGRDAAAVLFWVHIFAIFSMAGWIILYLNILF; encoded by the exons ATGGCCACGGTGGAGAGGATCCTGTTGGCCCTGCAAAATGAGGGTGCAGGAGGAGAATCCTTGTTGGGGTCAATCAAAATTGCTGTGATGCCCATAGTTAAAGTGTTCACCATGTGCTCCTTGGGACTCCTTATGGCTTCCAAGTATGTTAACATCTTGCCTGCTTCTGGAAGAAAGCTTTTGAATGGG CTGGTGTTTACTCTCTTGCTACCTTGCTTGATTTTCTCCCAATTGGGACAAGCTGTTACCTTGGAGAAGATGCTTGCTTG GTGGTTTATTCCTATGAATGTTGTTCTGAGTTCCATAGCAGGCTCACTCATTGGTTTTGTTGTTGCCACGATTGTCCGTCCTCCATACCCTTTCTTTAAGTTTACAATTGTACAGATTGGAATCG GGAATATTGGGAATGTTCCACTTGTCCTGATTTCTGCTTTGTGTCGAGACCAATCCAATCCCTTTGGAGACATGGAAAAATGCAGCACAGATGGAACTGCCTATATATCATTTGGCCAGTGG GTTGGTGCTATCATCCTATATACATATGTATTTCAAATGTTGGCACCTCCTCCAGAAGGCTCATTTGAGATTGATAATGAAAGTGTTCCCTTAAAGAGCACTCCAATGAGTGATGCTACACCTGAACAAGCTCCATTGCTCGCTAAGGAGGAGGGGGTCACTTCAACAGCTCAAAATAAGAAGTGGGAG ATTAAAGACGTCTTGGCATTCCTGTATGAGAAATTGAAGCTTAAGCAAATTCTTCAACCACCTATCATTGCATCA ATCCTTGCCATGACACTAGGGGCAATCCCATTTCTCAAGAAACTGATCTTTACACCTGATGGCCCACTGTTCTTCTTCACAGACAGCTGCATGATTCTTGG GGAGGCCATGATTCCTTGCATTCTGTTGGCACTAGGAGGCAACCTTATTGATG GACCTGGAAGTTCAAAACTTGGTTTTCAGACAACTGCTGCTATTATTTTTGCAAGGTTACTTATAGTGCCTCCTGTTGGACTTGGGATTGTCATGTTGGCTGACAAGCTTGGTTTTCTTCCCCCTGATGATAAGATGTTTCGATTTGTCCTCCTCCTTCAGCATTCAATGCCAACATCCGTCCTTGCAG GTGCTGTTGCTAATTTAAGAGGTTGTGGAAGGGATGCAGCTGCTGTACTGTTTTGGGttcatatttttgctatattCTCAATGGCAGGATGGATTATTCTATATCTAAACATACTCTTCTGA
- the LOC100802530 gene encoding uncharacterized protein → MKKGSGCKGSIVCLMVTLCVVIALVLLGVILAMTVFKPRHPITNVDSVRLQNMSLDMDIFSMSVNVNLTLEVDVSVNNPNKLGFNYYNSYAQLNYRGQLIGEAPIPNGHILAEEIKGLNSTLTVMADRLVSNSEVTKDVALGLLPLNSLVRIFGQVNVLGFIKFYVASTSSCDFTLNLSNRTIVDNKCQEKTKISG, encoded by the coding sequence ATGAAGAAGGGATCTGGCTGCAAAGGAAGCATTGTGTGCCTGATGGTAACATTATGTGTAGTGATTGCACTTGTATTGCTAGGAGTGATCTTAGCAATGACAGTGTTCAAACCTAGGCACCCTATTACCAATGTGGATTCCGTAAGGCTTCAAAACATGAGCTTGGACATGGACATATTTAGCATGAGTGTAAATGTGAACTTGACATTGGAAGTGGATGTTTCTGTTAACAACCCTAATAAGCTTGGATTCAATTACTACAATAGCTATGCTCAACTCAATTATAGAGGACAGTTGATTGGGGAAGCCCCTATACCCAATGGACACATATTAGCTGAGGAGATTAAGGGACTCAACTCGACACTAACTGTTATGGCTGACCGTTTGGTCTCAAATTCTGAGGTGACCAAGGATGTTGCATTGGGTTTATTGCCCCTCAACAGCTTGGTGAGAATTTTTGGCCAAGTCAACGTTTTAGGGTTTATCAAATTCTATGTGGCTTCCACCTCATCTTGTGATTTCACCCTCAATCTTTCCAATAGAACAATAGTGGACAATAAGTGCCAAGAGAAGACAAAGATTTCGGGTTGA